ACCGGCGCGGCCAGGTAGTATGCGTCGAAGAGAACCGCTGTGGGCCGGAATCCGCGCTCTTTGGCCCAGGCGAACATCTCAACGGCCAGCTGGAGCTTGGTTTTGAAGATCGTGCCGTCGTAAGCTTCTTTGGACGGCTTTCCCTTCTTGTCCCGCGTCAGGGGCGGCTTCCACATCCGGAAGGTCAGCGGGATGAAGACGGTGCCATTGGTCCAGCCCAGTACAACAAGATTAGGCGCCCTCACTTTCATGTCGACGGTGCTGCTGTGGAGCCACGCGATCCCGGCTATCAGCCGCCCGGACTTGTCCAGGACCACGTCGTCGACCACCAGGTAGCCCGAAAGCTTGTCGACCATCGTGAGGGCTACAAGCTGGAGCAGAGAGCGAAGGGACGGTCCAATCAACAGCCGGTTCAAGGCGTCATGGGAAAACAGCCCGCCCATTGCTATCGCAGAGCACGTGGCAGCGCCACGCGTCCAGAGGACTCCGGCCACGAATGCTGCAATCAGCGGAAGATGGATCCAGACGCTCCGGGGATTCAAGCCCAGCAGCCAATCTTGGACCGCGGCGTGCAGTTGGCGGTAGGAGACCTGTGGTATCGTAAGCAGCGAGGCGTTTTCCATCGGCATCGATCCCTTCAAAGACTCTGGTGCCGGGGGGAGACGCCTTAATGATCTCAGCAGATCTCCATGCTGACAAGTCGCGTCAAGGAATCGAAGGTCGCGGATCATGCGGTCAAGTGCATTTCAAGCCGAGATGCGTAAGTCTTGTTCAGCGATTGGGAGATCTCGCTCCCGGCCTTGATGAGCGGCGACATTAGGTAAGCCTCACCGTGCGCAGGTGCGTTGAGGCGCGGCAACTGCAATGGACCTCGACCCTTCTGCTCGCCAGGTAGGACTAGCATAGCCGCTCGGGGACGAACGACTCGTCCTGGCCGTCTCAGCCATGCAAGAAGGGGCGGTTCATCTATTTGCCGGGGCCAGGGCCTGAGCGTCCACCCGGAATGTTGTATAATGGGGATCGCCCGCAAGGGGTCTTCCATGCCTGCTAGTATCATTTGCTGGAGTTTTAATGAAAGTCGTCATCCTCGCAGGAGGACTGGGCACTCGGCTCTCCGAGGAGACCGTTGTAAAGCCGAAGCCGATGGTTGAGA
This DNA window, taken from Candidatus Tanganyikabacteria bacterium, encodes the following:
- a CDS encoding transposase gives rise to the protein MPMENASLLTIPQVSYRQLHAAVQDWLLGLNPRSVWIHLPLIAAFVAGVLWTRGAATCSAIAMGGLFSHDALNRLLIGPSLRSLLQLVALTMVDKLSGYLVVDDVVLDKSGRLIAGIAWLHSSTVDMKVRAPNLVVLGWTNGTVFIPLTFRMWKPPLTRDKKGKPSKEAYDGTIFKTKLQLAVEMFAWAKERGFRPTAVLFDAYYLAAPVLRFLQRVNWHWVSRTKANRNFKRDNKTFKANSWASLAAQGAAPVRTRPTPS